One Oscillospiraceae bacterium DNA window includes the following coding sequences:
- the trpD gene encoding anthranilate phosphoribosyltransferase translates to MIREAIAQLTDGRNLSYQTANEVMNEIMSGDTTPAQIGSYLTALRMKGETIDEITASAEGMRSHCIRLLHKMDVLEIVGTGGDNANSFNISTTSAIITSAAGVPVAKHGNRAASSKCGAADVLEALGADIQLPPDKSTDLLESIGFCFLFAQNYHIAMKYVAPVRKELGIRTVFNILGPLSNPAGANMELMGVYDESLVEPLARVLSNLGVKSGMVVYGQDKLDEISLSAPTTVCEVKDGSYSSYVITPEEVGLSRCKKADMTGGTPKENAEITRRILAGEKGPKRDAVLLNTAAALKIAGKAADLKQGVKIAAETIDSGAAKAQLERFVRLSNGEPA, encoded by the coding sequence ATGATTCGGGAAGCAATCGCACAGCTGACAGACGGCAGAAACTTAAGCTACCAAACCGCCAACGAGGTCATGAATGAAATTATGAGCGGCGACACAACGCCCGCGCAGATCGGCTCTTACCTGACAGCGCTGCGCATGAAAGGCGAGACCATTGACGAAATCACCGCCTCAGCAGAGGGAATGCGCAGCCACTGCATCCGCCTGCTGCACAAAATGGATGTACTGGAAATTGTGGGCACGGGCGGCGACAACGCCAATTCGTTTAATATTTCTACGACATCTGCCATTATCACTTCCGCGGCGGGGGTGCCGGTGGCAAAACACGGCAACCGCGCGGCCTCCAGCAAATGCGGTGCCGCAGATGTTTTGGAGGCACTGGGGGCAGATATTCAGCTGCCGCCCGACAAAAGCACTGACCTGCTCGAAAGCATCGGCTTCTGCTTTTTGTTTGCGCAGAATTACCATATCGCTATGAAGTACGTCGCCCCGGTGCGCAAAGAACTGGGCATTCGCACGGTCTTTAATATCTTAGGGCCGCTGTCAAACCCGGCGGGTGCTAATATGGAACTGATGGGCGTCTACGATGAATCCCTGGTAGAGCCGCTGGCCCGCGTGCTGTCGAACCTGGGCGTCAAGAGCGGCATGGTGGTCTATGGGCAGGATAAACTGGACGAAATCTCCCTTTCTGCCCCCACGACTGTCTGCGAGGTAAAGGACGGCAGCTACAGCTCGTATGTGATTACACCGGAGGAAGTGGGCCTTTCCCGCTGCAAAAAAGCGGATATGACCGGCGGTACGCCAAAAGAAAATGCCGAAATCACCCGCAGAATCCTTGCGGGCGAGAAAGGCCCCAAGCGCGACGCAGTGCTCCTCAATACCGCCGCGGCGCTGAAAATCGCCGGAAAAGCGGCGGACCTCAAGCAAGGCGTAAAGATTGCGGCAGAGACCATTGATTCCGGTGCGGCAAAAGCACAGCTGGAGCGCTTTGTGCGCCTGTCAAACGGAGAACCGGCATGA
- a CDS encoding aminodeoxychorismate/anthranilate synthase component II, producing the protein MILLIDNYDSFSYNLYQLVGSLNPDIRVIRNSACSIEEIAQMHPQAILLSPGPGRPAQAGVCEKAVRYFAGKVPLLGVCLGHQAICEAYGATIGYAKKLMHGKQSQVRLDPKCPLFAGLPPVIGAARYHSLAVQEDTLPPALVVTARTADDGEVMAVQHRDYPIFGLQFHPESILTPQGTAILQNFLKLAE; encoded by the coding sequence GTGATTTTACTGATTGATAATTACGATAGCTTTTCTTACAATCTTTACCAGCTGGTCGGTTCCTTAAACCCCGATATCCGCGTGATTCGCAACAGCGCCTGCAGCATAGAGGAAATCGCCCAAATGCACCCACAGGCCATTCTGCTAAGCCCTGGCCCGGGACGCCCGGCGCAGGCCGGCGTATGTGAAAAGGCCGTGCGGTACTTTGCGGGAAAGGTGCCGCTTTTAGGGGTATGCCTGGGGCACCAGGCCATTTGTGAGGCCTATGGTGCGACCATTGGCTACGCAAAAAAGCTGATGCACGGCAAGCAGTCGCAGGTGCGCCTCGACCCCAAATGCCCGCTCTTTGCCGGTCTGCCGCCGGTTATCGGCGCGGCGCGGTACCATTCGCTGGCAGTACAGGAAGACACCCTGCCGCCTGCGCTTGTGGTCACTGCCCGCACAGCGGATGACGGCGAAGTTATGGCTGTACAGCACCGGGATTACCCAATTTTTGGCCTGCAGTTTCACCCGGAGTCGATTCTGACCCCGCAGGGAACGGCTATTTTACAGAATTTTTTAAAACTGGCGGAATAA
- a CDS encoding anthranilate synthase component I family protein, translating to MPKPSLQEAQRFAETGKYRVLPVCREIYADIKTPIQVLRILQAQSCHCFLLESAESSRRWGRYTFLGYSPTMEVTCANGAMRVRSGKNEKHFQTKDPGAVLQKILEDYKSPKVAGLPPFTGGLVGYFSYDYIKYSEPELQLCADDQEHFNDVDLMLFDRVIAFDNFRQKIVFIVNIRLDGNVEEAYYAAQEELEQMAELVRNGKAQQRAPGRLTSPVRHLFSKEQYCGMVERAKRYIREGDIFQVVLSNRLDADFTGSLLDTYRVLRTLNPSPYMFYFSSDDIEIAGASPETLVKLQDGVLHTFPLAGSRPRGADEAEDDRLEQDLLHDPKELSEHNMLVDLGRNDLGRVSSFGSVKVEKHLQVLRFSHIMHLGSTVAGRLRPGVTAADVVGAVLPAGTLSGAPKFRACQIINELENNRRGIYGGAIGYLDFTGNLDTCIAIRIAFQKNGKVFVRSGAGIVADSVPENEYQECINKAKAVVTALETAQEGIDRDFTD from the coding sequence ATGCCAAAACCATCCTTACAGGAAGCCCAGCGCTTCGCCGAAACCGGAAAATACCGCGTGCTGCCGGTCTGCCGGGAAATTTACGCCGATATCAAAACACCGATACAGGTGCTGCGCATCTTGCAGGCGCAGAGCTGCCACTGCTTTCTTTTAGAAAGCGCCGAGAGCAGCCGGCGGTGGGGGCGCTACACCTTTTTAGGGTATTCCCCTACCATGGAGGTCACCTGTGCAAACGGCGCCATGCGTGTGCGCAGCGGCAAAAATGAAAAGCACTTTCAGACCAAAGACCCCGGCGCGGTGCTGCAGAAAATACTGGAGGACTACAAAAGCCCAAAGGTGGCGGGCCTGCCGCCCTTTACCGGCGGACTGGTCGGGTATTTTTCGTACGACTATATCAAGTACAGTGAACCGGAACTGCAGCTGTGCGCCGATGACCAGGAGCACTTTAACGATGTCGACCTCATGCTGTTTGACCGAGTCATTGCCTTTGACAATTTCCGCCAGAAAATCGTCTTTATCGTCAATATCCGGCTCGATGGCAATGTGGAGGAAGCCTACTACGCTGCACAGGAGGAACTGGAGCAGATGGCAGAGCTGGTGCGAAACGGCAAGGCGCAGCAGCGCGCCCCCGGCCGACTGACTTCTCCCGTAAGGCATCTTTTCAGCAAAGAGCAGTACTGCGGAATGGTTGAGCGCGCCAAACGCTATATTCGTGAAGGCGACATTTTTCAGGTGGTGCTCAGCAACCGCCTGGACGCCGACTTTACCGGCAGCCTGCTCGACACCTACCGGGTGCTGCGTACGCTGAATCCTTCGCCGTATATGTTCTATTTTTCCAGTGACGATATCGAAATTGCCGGCGCCTCACCCGAGACACTGGTAAAGCTGCAGGACGGTGTGCTGCACACGTTCCCGCTGGCGGGTTCCCGCCCGCGCGGCGCCGACGAAGCAGAGGATGACCGGCTGGAGCAGGACCTGCTGCACGACCCCAAAGAGCTCTCTGAGCACAACATGCTGGTGGACCTTGGCCGCAACGACCTGGGGCGCGTCAGCAGCTTTGGCAGCGTAAAAGTGGAAAAACACCTGCAGGTGCTGCGCTTTTCCCATATTATGCACCTGGGCTCCACAGTAGCCGGCAGGCTGCGGCCGGGCGTCACTGCCGCCGATGTAGTGGGCGCGGTGCTGCCGGCGGGTACGCTTTCCGGTGCACCAAAATTCCGTGCCTGCCAGATTATCAACGAGCTGGAAAACAACCGCCGCGGCATTTACGGCGGGGCGATCGGGTACCTTGACTTTACCGGCAACTTGGATACCTGCATTGCCATTCGCATTGCGTTTCAGAAAAATGGAAAAGTTTTTGTGCGCTCTGGTGCGGGCATTGTGGCCGACAGTGTGCCGGAAAACGAATATCAGGAGTGCATCAACAAGGCAAAGGCCGTGGTTACGGCGCTGGAAACCGCACAGGAGGGAATTGACCGTGATTTTACTGATTGA